The Lytechinus pictus isolate F3 Inbred chromosome 17, Lp3.0, whole genome shotgun sequence genome contains a region encoding:
- the LOC129280276 gene encoding 5-hydroxytryptamine receptor 1A-like translates to MAIIVGAFTTFYALIFCIGVTSNLVILAGYSKKKKKNGTDIFIMGLAVTDFLCSAISILKFRAWIANNAYCKLQFATNVWFASSQMALTLVINIDRYLAVCFPVHRRPTVRRAVITVAFAYLAMFFFFAAPSLIPTHYDDFIKDCMYRSDINWFNQYDKYIGQGFIVVTVSVSLLLYFRIILALRRQSKVRSSLLPNLSSSKAPHRELGTSSANLPRVANAISEVHHDKALSQNSPTKEGGVIRDRGGSFVVQERILHPREYEAEEDGASTISDRGLPKSTDIADGGTEPKQPQTGQQSGSVPDALDGPSGTGPTLLSANKPNTKPSTVNANQLTERRLTLMLGCVTVIYAVSLIPMFVGRYMPIETRRVFMNRSNIHHTIYAIFIRLYEVNSVINVFVYWKLNRRFRKDCQEFLAKIRRTICKCKMH, encoded by the coding sequence ATGGCTATCATTGTCGGTGCTTTTACTACTTTCTACGCTCTCATATTCTGTATTGGGGTAACGAGCAACCTTGTCATTCTAGCTGGGTACtctaagaagaagaagaaaaatggcaCGGATATTTTCATCATGGGTTTAGCTGTAACCGATTTCCTATGCTCCGCAATatctattttgaaattcagagcATGGATAGCAAATAACGCATATTGCAAGCTTCAATTTGCCACCAATGTATGGTTTGCAAGTAGCCAGATGGCGTTGACTCTCGTAATTAACATTGACAGGTACTTGGCGGTGTGTTTCCCGGTTCACCGCCGACCTACAGTTCGCCGCGCGGTCATCACCGTTGCGTTTGCGTATCTGGCTATGTTTTTCTTCTTTGCCGCTCCGAGTCTTATCCCGACGCATTACGATGACTTCATCAAAGATTGCATGTACAGGTCGGATATCAATTGGTTTAATCAATACGACAAATACATTGGGCAGGGGTTCATCGTGGTCACGGTCTCTGTTTCCTTATTGTTGTATTTTCGTATCATCCTCGCTCTGCGTCGCCAGTCCAAAGTGCGTAGCAGTCTCCTCCCAAATCTATCCAGTTCTAAAGCTCCCCATCGTGAATTAGGGACCAGTTCTGCTAATCTACCCAGAGTTGCCAATGCTATCTCTGAAGTACATCATGACAAGGCCTTATCACAGAATAGCCCAACTAAAGAGGGTGGTGTCATCCGGGATCGAGGTGGCTCATTCGTTGTCCAGGAAAGAATACTACATCCGAGGGAATATGAAGCAGAAGAAGATGGGGCTTCCACAATCTCAGACCGAGGGTTACCCAAATCCACCGACATTGCCGATGGCGGTACCGAACCAAAACAACCCCAGACTGGTCAACAATCGGGAAGTGTTCCTGACGCACTTGATGGGCCATCAGGAACGGGTCCAACCTTGCTTTCAGCCAACAAACCGAACACGAAACCGAGCACCGTTAACGCCAACCAGCTAACAGAACGGAGATTGACATTGATGTTGGGCTGCGTAACCGTCATCTATGCCGTCAGCCTGATACCAATGTTTGTTGGCCGTTACATGCCGATCGAGACTCGCAGAGTTTTCATGAACAGGTCGAATATCCATCATACCATCTACGCCATCTTCATTCGTCTTTATGAGGTCAACTCGGTTATCAACGTTTTCGTTTACTGGAAACTAAATAGACGTTTTCGGAAGGATTGTCAAGAATTTCTTGCCAAGATCAGGCGAACTATCTGTAAGTGCAAGATGCACTGA
- the LOC129280277 gene encoding cephalotocin receptor 1-like encodes MAIIRSVFYVFYAIIFAIGLPSNMVILAVYAAKRKKNGTDVFIMGLSITDLLSSMICLLKFKVWVASDIFCKIEWFIEGLFIGHQWMMTVIISIDRYLAVCFPIHRRPKVRQAIIIVAIAYLFTFTMMTPCIPAIHYVDLIEDCMYRSDLEWFKKFDNYFGQGFTISIICTSSLFYYRTIFALRRLSKVHARLVGNPSSKSALPSASKYSSHLNQTHINNSVETASCERIPGQKSDVDIGLGKPNHQTDQPTAYTDSRNTLSGCIDTSLNVPPKETYLLATTNESSTSQGSQSNLETFSGKHLDMTGPTIPTVSASVVPNAPSSQMAIDRGDQNDKKDSRQSEKKLTATLGVITSIQLITMIPLVIGRYIPIETRQAFMSRSNAHHTIYAIMFRLCEVNSFINVFVYWRLNKVFRRDCQVLFGRIWQSVLKKK; translated from the coding sequence ATGGCCATCATTCGGAGCGTCTTTTATGTTTTCTACGCAATCATATTCGCCATCGGACTACCAAGCAATATGGTCATTTTGGCGGTGTACGCCGCAAAGAGGAAAAAGAACGGAACAGATGTCTTCATCATGGGCCTGTCTATCACCGATTTACTCTCCTCGATGATATGCCTGCTTAAATTCAAGGTATGGGTCGCCAGTGACATCTTTTGCAAAATCGAATGGTTTATTGAAGGTTTGTTTATAGGTCATCAGTGGATGATGACAGTAATTATTAGCATTGACCGTTACTTAGCGGTGTGTTTTCCCATTCACCGTCGGCCGAAGGTCCGTCAAGCCATCATCATTGTCGCCATAGCTTATCTGTTTACGTTTACGATGATGACACCATGTATTCCGGCGATACACTACGTTGACCTCATCGAAGACTGCATGTACAGGTCAGACCTCGAATGGTTCAAAAAGTTTGATAATTACTTTGGACAAGGGTTCACCATTAGCATTATCTGCACGTCATCCTTATTCTATTACCGGACCATTTTTGCCCTTCGTCGCCTGTCAAAGGTTCACGCAAGACTTGTTGGCAACCCATCTAGCAAATCGGCACTTCCAAGTGCCTCTAAGTATTCTTCGCACCTTAACCAAACCCATATCAACAACTCTGTAGAGACCGCATCATGTGAACGGATACCTGGTCAGAAATCAGATGTCGATATTGGGCTTGGCAAGCCCAACCACCAAACAGATCAACCAACTGCTTACACCGATTCCAGAAATACTCTATCCGGGTGCATCGATACATCTTTGAACGTCCCGCCAAAAGAAACATATCTACTTGCAACTACAAACGAGTCCTCTACAAGCCAAGGATCACAAAGCAATCTTGAAACCTTCTCTGGCAAACACCTTGACATGACTGGTCCTACCATTCCAACAGTTTCAGCATCGGTGGTCCCCAACGCTCCATCATCACAGATGGCAATAGACCGTGGTGATCAGAATGACAAAAAAGACAGCCGacagtcagaaaaaaaattgacggcAACACTCGGTGTCATTACCAGTATCCAGCTCATTACCATGATACCGTTAGTCATCGGTAGATATATACCCATTGAAACGAGGCAAGCATTCATGAGCAGATCTAACGCACATCATACCATTTATGCCATCATGTTTCGCCTGTGTGAAGTCAACTCGTTCATCAATGTGTTTGTTTACTGGCGATTGAACAAGGTTTTCCGTCGGGATTGTCAAGTCTTATTCGGACGTATCTGGCAGTCAGTCTTAAAAAAGAAGTAG
- the LOC135157252 gene encoding uncharacterized protein LOC135157252, with the protein MAIIRSVFYAFYAIIFAIGLPSNMVILAVYAAKRKKNGTDVFIMGLSFTDLFSSMICLLKFKVWVASDIFCKIKWFIDIWFIGNQWAMTVVISFDRYLAVCFPVHRRPKVRQAIIIVAIAYLFMFTMMTPLLPAIHYVELIEDCMYRSDLEWFNKFDKYFGQGLIISVICTSSLFYCRTIFVLRRLSKVHARLVGNPSSKLALSSTTKHSLHLAQTNINNSGETASCERIPGQESDVDIGLGKPNHQTDQPTVYPVSGSTLSGCNDTSLNVPPREASLLATTNESTTNQGSQCNLKTVSGKHLDVTGPTTSTGAALMVPNAPSSQMVVDRIDKNDKNDSRLSEKKLTATLGVITSIQLMSMIPLVIGRYIPIETRQAFMSRSNAHHTIYAIIFRLYEVNSFINVFVYWRLNKVFRRDCQVLFGRIWQSVFKMK; encoded by the coding sequence ATGGCCATCATTCGGAGCGTCTTTTATGCTTTTTACGCAATCATATTCGCCATCGGACTGCCAAGCAATATGGTCATTTTGGCGGTATACGCTGCAAAGAGGAAAAAGAACGGAACAGACGTATTCATCATGGGCCTGTCTTTCACCGATTTATTTTCCTCGATGATATGCCTCCTTAAATTCAAGGTATGGGTCGCCAGTGACATATTTTGCAAAATCAAATGGTTTATTGACATATGGTTTATAGGCAATCAGTGGGCGATGACAGTAGTTATTAGTTTTGACCGGTACTTGGCGGTGTGTTTTCCCGTTCACCGTCGGCCGAAGGTCCGTCAAGCCATCATCATTGTCGCCATCGCTTATCTGTTCATGTTTACGATGATGACACCACTTCTTCCGGCGATACATTACGTTGAACTCATCGAAGACTGCATGTACAGGTCAGACCTCGAATGGTTCAATAAGTTTGATAAATACTTTGGACAAGGGCTCATCATTAGCGTTATCTGCACCTCATCCTTATTCTATTGTCGGACCATTTTTGTCCTTCGTCGCCTGTCAAAGGTTCACGCAAGACTTGTTGGCAATCCATCTAGCAAATTGGCACTTTCAAGTACCACAAAGCATTCTTTGCACCTTGCACAAACCAATATCAACAACTCTGGAGAGACCGCATCATGTGAACGGATACCTGGTCAGGAATCAGATGTCGATATTGGGCTTGGCAAGCCCAACCACCAAACAGACCAACCAACTGTTTACCCCGTTTCAGGAAGCACTTTATCTGGATGCAACGATACATCTTTGAACGTCCCGCCAAGAGAAGCATCTCTGCTTGCAACTACAAACGAGTCCACTACAAATCAAGGATCACAATGCAATCTTAAAACCGTCTCTGGCAAACACCTTGATGTGACTGGACCTACCACTTCGACAGGTGCAGCATTGATGGTCCCCAACGCTCCATCATCCCAGATGGTAGTAGACCGCATTGACAAGAATGACAAAAATGACAGCCGTTTGTCAGAAAAGAAATTGACGGCAACACTCGGTGTCATTACCAGTATTCAGCTCATGAGCATGATACCGTTAGTCATCGGCAGATATATACCCATTGAAACGCGGCAAGCATTCATGAGCAGATCTAACGCACATCATACCATTTATGCCATCATCTTTCGCCTGTATGAAGTCAACTCGTTCATCAATGTGTTTGTTTATTGGCGATTGAACAAGGTTTTCCGTCGGGATTGTCAAGTCTTATTCGGACGCATCTGGCAATCAGTCTTCAAAATGAAGTAG
- the LOC129280278 gene encoding uncharacterized protein LOC129280278 produces MAIIRSVFYAFYAIIFAIGLPSNMVILAVYAAKRKKNGTDVFIMGLSITDLLSSMICLLKFKVWVASDIFCKIKWFIDGSFIGHQWMMTVAISIDRYLAVCFPVHRRPKVRQAIIIVAIAYMLTFTTMIPCIPAIHYVELIEDCMYRSDLEWFKKFDKYFGQGYIISIICTSSLFYCRTIFALRRLSKVHARLVGNPSSKSALPSASKNSLHLAQTNINNSGETASCERIPNQKSDVDIGLGKPNHQTDQPTVYPVPGSTLSGCIDTSLNIPPKEASLLATTNESSTSQGSQCNLETVSGKHIDVPGPTTSTGSASVVPNAPSSQMAIDRGDQNDKKDSRLSEKKLTATLCVITSIQLMSMIPLVIGRYIPIETRQAFMSRSNAHHTIYAIIFRLYEVNSFINVFVYWRLNKVFRHDCKVVFGRIWQVVFNK; encoded by the coding sequence ATGGCCATCATTCGGAGCGtcttttatgctttttatgcaATCATATTCGCCATCGGACTGCCAAGCAATATGGTCATTTTGGCGGTGTACGCTGCAAAGAGGAAAAAGAACGGAACAGATGTATTCATCATGGGCCTGTCTATCACCGATTTACTCTCCTCGATGATATGCCTGCTTAAATTCAAGGTATGGGTCGCCAGTGACATCTTTTGCAAAATCAAATGGTTTATTGACGGATCGTTTATAGGTCATCAGTGGATGATGACAGTAGCTATTAGCATTGACCGTTACTTAGCGGTGTGTTTTCCCGTTCACCGTCGGCCGAAGGTTCGTCAAGCCATCATCATTGTCGCCATCGCTTATATGTTAACTTTTACGACGATGATACCATGTATTCCGGCGATACATTACGTTGAACTCATCGAAGACTGCATGTACAGGTCAGACCTCGAATGGTTCAAAAAGTTTGATAAATACTTTGGACAAGGGTACATCATTAGCATTATCTGCACGTCATCCTTATTCTATTGTCGGACCATTTTTGCCCTTCGTCGCCTGTCAAAGGTTCACGCAAGACTTGTTGGCAATCCATCTAGCAAATCGGCACTTCCAAGTGCCTCTAAGAATTCTTTGCACCTTGCACAAACCAATATCAACAACTCTGGAGAGACCGCATCATGTGAACGGATACCTAATCAGAAATCAGATGTTGATATTGGGCTTGGCAAGCCCAACCACCAAACAGATCAACCAACTGTTTACCCGGTTCCGGGAAGCACTTTATCTGGATGCATCGATACATCTTTGAACATCCCGCCAAAAGAAGCATCTCTGCTTGCAACTACAAACGAGTCCTCTACAAGTCAAGGATCACAATGCAATCTGGAAACCGTCTCTGGCAAACATATTGATGTGCCTGGTCCTACCACTTCGACAGGTTCAGCATCGGTGGTCCCCAACGCTCCATCATCACAGATGGCAATAGACCGTGGTGATCAGAATGACAAAAAAGACAGCCGTCTGTCAGAAAAGAAATTGACGGCAACACTCTGTGTCATTACCAGTATTCAGCTCATGAGCATGATACCGTTAGTCATCGGTAGATATATACCCATTGAAACGCGGCAAGCATTCATGAGCAGATCTAACGCACATCATACCATTTATGCCATTATCTTTCGCCTGTATGAAGTCAACTCGTTCATCAATGTGTTTGTTTATTGGCGATTGAACAAGGTTTTCCGTCACGATTGTAAAGTTGTATTCGGACGCATTTGGCAGGTAGTCTTCAACAAGTAG